One window from the genome of Candidatus Melainabacteria bacterium encodes:
- a CDS encoding response regulator transcription factor yields the protein MAKILVVEDDPQILKVVTDCLKIDHHTVETEEDGAIALEKLRLFEYDVLIFDWNLPGVSGVDLCREYRNRGGKGSVLMLTANTTISNKEEGLGSGADDYLTKPFEVRELVARVKALARRSSVALTANILKVGDVMLDRDKFCVTVNDEPIKLVPKEFALLEFLMRHRNIVFSADALLSRVWKAEEDASPEIIRTHIKNLRRKLERDGKPSIIETVYGVGYKVVDTNAG from the coding sequence GTGGCAAAAATTCTTGTCGTTGAAGACGATCCGCAGATTCTTAAGGTAGTCACCGATTGCCTCAAGATTGACCACCATACCGTCGAAACAGAGGAAGACGGGGCGATCGCGCTGGAGAAACTGAGACTCTTTGAATATGACGTGTTGATTTTCGACTGGAATTTACCAGGCGTTTCAGGCGTTGACTTGTGTCGAGAATATCGAAATCGGGGCGGCAAAGGCAGCGTTTTAATGCTGACCGCAAACACGACCATCTCCAACAAAGAAGAGGGGCTTGGCTCAGGAGCCGACGACTATCTCACGAAACCATTTGAAGTTAGAGAGCTGGTCGCCCGAGTCAAAGCTCTGGCTCGACGGTCTTCAGTTGCACTGACAGCGAACATTCTCAAGGTCGGTGATGTGATGCTGGATCGCGATAAGTTCTGCGTAACAGTCAACGATGAACCAATCAAGCTGGTGCCGAAAGAATTTGCGCTGCTTGAATTTCTAATGCGCCACCGCAATATCGTTTTCAGTGCCGACGCTTTGCTAAGCAGGGTCTGGAAAGCTGAAGAAGACGCTTCGCCTGAGATTATCCGCACCCATATCAAAAACCTGCGAAGAAAACTCGAACGTGATGGGAAGCCATCCATCATCGAGACGGTTTATGGTGTCGGATATAAGGTGGTAGATACAAATGCAGGTTGA
- a CDS encoding HAMP domain-containing histidine kinase → MTASVETRFNRNMQLISLMSGIVTFLIGQMSLIAWTTAAPALVVFKSIPSFPFILAGASLCVLQVKRVKSPLHILGLVLAAVLCFIAGHDLIDLLMASSQESLDAMSGGFAFSVFNSLAANDALSLLLISIALLCIDLPSRRFRVADLFTVVAAFLSMMTLLGVIFGIPGFCIFISCLRISLLEGITIAVLSLGVLLIRPEHGFASILSRDTAGGVLARRLLPAAVLLPLLLGWLRMEGERHKFYSSEMGLTLLVAMLVLIFMTVIFWNAWSIDRMDRARLKAIDEMEAEIARRKEVEQRFKDFYSNVSHELRSPITSIQGAMQLIDHAMAEHGSEQVKELLSTANISCARLLRLINDLLDVKQIEEGKLHINVSRLDTLDLVTLAVDGMKGMALEAGVTLNVVMDALGFVMADEDRLIQVLTNLISNAIKFSKVKDQIIVEVTQPDSGHIRFSVKDSGPGIAEDQRHKIFGKFEKVEEGDGIRRKGSGLGLAISKGIVEEHGGTIGFNTEIGTGTEFWFELPIADNFSALSEDRLVKTEGTVSVEPERAVSVESKKTVSVEPEKTVSVEPEKTVLAEPEKTILVESEKTVSVKSEKTVS, encoded by the coding sequence ATGACCGCCTCGGTTGAAACACGATTTAATCGCAATATGCAGCTCATTAGCCTGATGAGCGGTATTGTGACGTTTTTGATCGGACAAATGTCGTTAATAGCATGGACGACGGCTGCACCCGCTCTGGTCGTTTTCAAGTCCATTCCGTCTTTTCCGTTTATTCTGGCCGGCGCGTCGCTTTGCGTGTTACAGGTTAAGCGTGTTAAATCGCCGCTGCATATTCTGGGGCTGGTCCTTGCTGCTGTGCTTTGTTTTATCGCTGGTCACGACCTGATAGACCTGCTCATGGCTTCCAGTCAAGAATCCCTGGATGCTATGTCAGGCGGGTTTGCCTTCTCGGTCTTCAATTCTCTGGCTGCTAACGATGCCCTCTCGTTGCTACTAATCAGTATTGCTTTACTCTGTATCGATTTGCCTTCAAGGCGCTTTCGAGTGGCCGATCTGTTTACGGTTGTAGCCGCTTTTCTATCGATGATGACACTGCTTGGCGTGATCTTCGGTATTCCTGGATTCTGCATTTTTATCTCCTGCCTGCGAATTTCCTTATTGGAAGGCATCACCATTGCGGTTCTTTCTCTGGGTGTTCTCCTGATTCGACCGGAACATGGGTTCGCCTCAATTCTCTCCCGTGACACTGCAGGTGGTGTTCTTGCGCGTCGCTTGCTGCCGGCCGCGGTTTTGCTGCCATTGCTTTTAGGTTGGCTGCGCATGGAAGGAGAGCGGCACAAATTCTACTCGTCAGAGATGGGCTTGACACTGCTCGTTGCCATGCTCGTTTTGATTTTTATGACAGTGATTTTCTGGAATGCCTGGAGCATCGATCGCATGGATCGAGCACGATTGAAAGCGATTGACGAAATGGAAGCTGAAATTGCTCGACGCAAAGAAGTGGAACAGCGCTTCAAAGATTTCTATTCCAATGTGTCGCATGAATTGCGATCGCCTATAACGTCGATTCAGGGCGCGATGCAGCTCATCGATCACGCCATGGCAGAGCATGGATCGGAGCAGGTGAAAGAGTTGTTGAGTACCGCCAACATCAGCTGTGCTCGATTGCTCCGACTGATCAATGATCTGCTTGATGTGAAGCAGATTGAAGAAGGAAAGTTGCACATCAATGTGTCGCGACTGGATACTCTCGACCTGGTGACGCTAGCGGTTGATGGGATGAAGGGAATGGCTCTTGAAGCGGGAGTCACGCTCAATGTCGTGATGGATGCGCTCGGCTTCGTAATGGCTGATGAGGACCGGCTAATACAGGTTCTAACTAACTTGATTTCGAACGCTATCAAGTTCTCGAAAGTGAAGGATCAAATCATAGTCGAAGTGACACAACCAGATTCCGGTCATATTCGCTTTTCCGTGAAAGATTCAGGACCTGGTATCGCCGAGGATCAGCGTCACAAAATATTCGGCAAGTTTGAAAAAGTAGAAGAGGGTGATGGCATCAGACGCAAAGGTTCCGGGCTGGGTCTTGCTATTTCCAAAGGAATTGTTGAAGAACATGGCGGCACCATCGGGTTTAATACAGAAATCGGTACTGGGACTGAATTCTGGTTCGAGCTGCCGATTGCAGACAATTTTAGTGCACTCTCTGAAGACCGCCTGGTGAAAACCGAGGGAACAGTTTCGGTAGAACCAGAAAGGGCGGTTTCGGTGGAATCAAAGAAAACCGTCTCGGTAGAACCAGAGAAAACCGTTTCGGTAGAACCAGAGAAAACCGTTTTGGCGGAACCAGAGAAAACAATTCTGGTGGAATCGGAGAAAACAGTTTCGGTGAAATCAGAGAAAACAGTTTCGTGA
- a CDS encoding PDZ domain-containing protein, which translates to MQKFYKQAFSTSMLMLISACFGCPCPCPCPVWANSLKDEAIPQDRQGAIIENRIDAGNATVDSAPLQGKVERKHSSGFSLFGRHWTSEEYRNLNYGILGVVMVRHPFSKTERVAQVFPDCPAALAGIKPGDIVVKYADHVVDGHENQRTTWHTADGIAGTHVDYTVRRRGQLITFDLIRMNIEDIPNSSIRRMFERMLRDLGPPGVAEEKLRKRHNEE; encoded by the coding sequence GTGCAGAAATTCTACAAGCAAGCCTTCTCAACATCAATGCTAATGCTCATTAGTGCTTGTTTTGGATGCCCATGCCCATGCCCATGCCCGGTCTGGGCAAATAGCTTGAAAGACGAGGCGATTCCACAGGACAGACAGGGTGCAATTATCGAGAATCGAATTGATGCCGGCAACGCAACCGTTGACTCGGCTCCGCTGCAAGGCAAAGTCGAACGAAAACACTCATCAGGATTCAGTCTGTTCGGAAGACACTGGACGAGTGAAGAATATCGCAATCTAAACTACGGAATTCTCGGAGTAGTCATGGTCAGGCATCCATTCAGCAAAACTGAGCGTGTAGCTCAAGTATTTCCAGATTGTCCAGCCGCTCTGGCTGGTATCAAACCCGGTGACATAGTCGTAAAATATGCGGATCACGTAGTAGACGGACATGAGAATCAGCGCACCACTTGGCACACCGCAGACGGTATCGCCGGCACACATGTTGATTACACAGTGCGCAGGCGCGGTCAGTTGATCACATTTGACTTAATCCGCATGAACATTGAGGATATTCCAAACAGCAGCATTCGCCGGATGTTCGAACGAATGCTTCGTGATCTGGGACCACCGGGAGTGGCAGAAGAGAAATTGCGGAAGCGGCATAACGAAGAGTGA
- a CDS encoding xylosidase: protein MQVDGGVLPERLSNKFVKKRRLASRLLSTFLLLTILHFPLAGGVLAAEAYTSESAPSKLTGSKLLASNLPTVLAEPTTYCNPLNLDYAYTPNKDYSVNNCHRSTADPVCALYKGKYYLFSTNQEGYWWSDNLLTWHFISHFFKENSSADQVCAPALWATDKGLLFLPCFNPKDTMPLYRSAEPLANKWEEATDSFPVKTWDPSLFEDDDQRLYVYWGSSNVYPIRGAELDPENQFKLKGPIHDFFTLHPQIHGWEQFGEDNQHGTMDPFVEGAWMNKFGSKYYLQYGAPGTEFNVYGDGVYTSDHPLGPFTYQSFNPFSWKPTGFICGAGHGATFVDKFDNKWHIATNVIALKYKFERRLGLFPAGVDKDGVLFADTSFGDYPHRAPQTKTDPGSTFTNWMLLSYKKKAWSSPSESNPELAFDEDIKTYWTAPDGKSGHFLAVDLGTPCNINAIQVNFADEKAKLYNKQLNIHHRYQIFESNDGKDWNLLVDKSKNEKDVPHDYIEFSSAVKTRFLKIVNIEMPTGSFAIGDLRVFGSAPGEKPGLVKGFAVSRDPKDKRNCSLTWQTVPGAYAYNIAFGTAPDKLYGSFLVYDKNSYDLHSLNTDSNYYFTVQSVAETGVSPAGSVVQVN from the coding sequence ATGCAGGTTGACGGCGGCGTACTTCCAGAGCGACTTTCCAACAAGTTTGTCAAAAAAAGACGTTTAGCGTCGCGCTTATTGAGTACATTCTTGTTGCTTACGATATTGCATTTTCCGCTCGCTGGCGGAGTGCTCGCTGCGGAGGCGTACACTTCAGAGTCCGCCCCTTCCAAGTTGACCGGTTCCAAGCTGCTTGCTTCCAATTTGCCCACCGTCCTGGCCGAACCAACAACCTACTGCAACCCGCTCAACCTTGACTATGCCTATACGCCAAATAAAGACTACTCAGTCAACAACTGCCACCGCTCCACAGCTGATCCTGTATGCGCGCTGTACAAAGGCAAGTACTATCTATTTTCTACAAACCAGGAAGGCTACTGGTGGTCTGACAATTTATTGACCTGGCACTTCATATCCCATTTCTTCAAAGAGAACAGCTCAGCCGACCAGGTTTGCGCACCAGCGCTCTGGGCAACAGACAAGGGATTGCTCTTCCTGCCGTGCTTCAATCCCAAAGACACGATGCCACTCTACAGAAGCGCCGAACCGCTAGCAAATAAGTGGGAAGAAGCGACGGATTCCTTTCCAGTCAAAACCTGGGATCCTTCACTTTTCGAAGACGATGATCAGCGGCTCTACGTGTACTGGGGTTCAAGCAACGTCTATCCGATTCGCGGGGCAGAACTTGACCCTGAAAACCAGTTCAAGCTCAAAGGCCCGATACACGATTTCTTTACGCTGCACCCTCAAATTCATGGATGGGAGCAATTCGGAGAAGATAATCAACACGGCACGATGGATCCATTCGTTGAAGGCGCGTGGATGAATAAGTTCGGCTCCAAATATTATTTACAGTATGGCGCACCAGGGACCGAATTCAATGTCTATGGAGATGGCGTCTATACCTCCGATCACCCGCTTGGACCATTCACTTATCAATCATTCAATCCATTTTCATGGAAACCGACTGGTTTCATCTGCGGTGCTGGACATGGTGCAACTTTCGTCGACAAATTCGACAACAAATGGCACATAGCCACAAACGTAATCGCTTTGAAGTACAAGTTCGAACGACGCCTTGGTTTGTTCCCCGCCGGTGTTGATAAAGATGGTGTGCTCTTTGCAGACACATCATTCGGCGACTATCCGCACCGCGCCCCCCAGACAAAGACAGATCCCGGAAGCACATTTACTAACTGGATGCTGCTTTCATACAAGAAAAAAGCCTGGTCTTCGCCATCAGAAAGTAATCCCGAACTTGCTTTCGATGAAGACATAAAGACGTACTGGACAGCACCAGATGGAAAGTCCGGGCACTTCCTTGCCGTTGATCTGGGCACTCCGTGCAACATAAACGCAATTCAAGTAAACTTCGCCGACGAGAAAGCCAAGTTGTACAACAAACAACTCAACATCCATCATCGTTACCAGATTTTTGAATCAAACGATGGAAAAGACTGGAATTTGCTCGTAGACAAAAGCAAAAACGAAAAAGACGTCCCACATGATTACATCGAATTTTCAAGTGCTGTCAAAACGCGCTTTCTCAAAATCGTCAATATTGAAATGCCGACAGGATCTTTTGCTATCGGTGATTTGAGAGTATTCGGAAGCGCGCCCGGTGAAAAACCCGGCTTGGTCAAAGGATTCGCAGTTTCTCGTGATCCCAAAGACAAGCGAAACTGCTCTCTTACCTGGCAAACCGTGCCTGGTGCATACGCCTACAACATTGCATTCGGTACTGCGCCGGACAAGTTGTATGGTTCCTTTCTAGTCTATGACAAAAACAGTTACGACTTGCATTCTCTAAACACTGACTCTAACTACTATTTCACCGTTCAGTCAGTCGCTGAAACGGGCGTGTCGCCAGCCGGCTCAGTAGTTCAAGTCAACTAG
- a CDS encoding ATP-binding cassette domain-containing protein: protein MIVVDKVSKGFGTRTLFDNVSVKFSPGNRYGLTGPNGAGKSTFMKILTGQVDPTNRGTVTRPKKVGVLKQNQFAYDDERIIDTVVMGNEVLWSAFKERDALCEITDLTEEQMTRLGDLESIIADENGYTAEFEAGEILRGIGIPDDEHENLMSTLPTDYKFRVLLAQALFAGPEALLLDEPTNHLDLESIHWLEEFLHTYEGILVVISHDRHFLNSVCTHIADIDYDTIILYPGNYDDMVEHKMQARQSVEAENKDKAKKIAQLQEFVARFAAGQRSSQVQSRKKEIARLAPQELKRSNIQRPFIRFEQEKPIGREVLIAKGLTKGFDGKVLFKDLDLEIFRGDKVAIIGSNGVGKTTLLRCLINDLEPDAGTIKWGDAATWSYYPQDYHEAIQPGSTALDWLMAYMKDEGHQFVRGLLGRMLFSGDESLKATESLSGGESARLLMARMMMQKNPILVLDEPTNHLDLEAVSALAEGLSIFPGTVFIVTHDRDLISDVATRVISFTPNGVVNFLGTYEEYLQEHKFKEPAKKGKW, encoded by the coding sequence ATGATTGTAGTTGACAAAGTATCCAAAGGATTCGGCACAAGAACTCTATTTGACAATGTTTCGGTCAAATTCAGCCCCGGTAATAGATATGGGTTGACCGGTCCAAATGGTGCCGGTAAGTCTACATTCATGAAGATCCTCACTGGTCAGGTCGATCCGACAAATCGCGGAACGGTTACGCGCCCCAAGAAAGTAGGCGTCCTTAAACAGAACCAGTTCGCTTACGATGATGAGCGCATCATCGACACCGTTGTGATGGGTAACGAAGTGCTCTGGTCGGCATTCAAAGAGCGTGATGCGTTATGCGAAATTACCGATTTGACCGAAGAGCAAATGACCAGGCTTGGCGATCTCGAGTCGATTATTGCTGACGAGAATGGCTATACAGCCGAATTTGAAGCAGGCGAAATATTGCGTGGTATCGGTATCCCCGACGACGAACATGAAAACTTGATGAGCACTTTGCCGACTGACTATAAGTTCAGAGTGCTGTTGGCGCAGGCACTGTTCGCTGGACCGGAAGCACTTCTGCTGGACGAACCGACGAACCACCTCGATCTCGAATCCATTCATTGGTTAGAAGAATTCTTGCATACCTATGAAGGAATTCTGGTTGTAATCTCTCACGACCGGCACTTCCTCAACTCTGTCTGTACGCACATTGCCGATATTGACTATGACACCATTATTCTCTATCCCGGCAATTACGACGACATGGTCGAACACAAGATGCAGGCTCGTCAGAGTGTTGAAGCTGAAAACAAAGACAAAGCCAAGAAGATTGCTCAACTGCAAGAGTTCGTGGCTCGATTCGCAGCTGGTCAGCGTTCCAGCCAGGTTCAGTCTCGTAAAAAGGAAATTGCTCGGCTGGCACCACAGGAATTAAAGCGGTCGAATATACAGCGTCCGTTCATTCGTTTCGAGCAGGAAAAACCGATTGGGCGAGAAGTGCTTATTGCCAAAGGCTTAACGAAAGGCTTTGATGGAAAAGTGCTTTTCAAAGATCTGGATCTGGAAATATTTAGAGGTGACAAAGTTGCCATCATCGGTTCGAACGGTGTGGGCAAAACAACTTTGTTGCGCTGCTTGATCAACGATCTTGAGCCGGACGCCGGCACGATCAAGTGGGGCGATGCTGCCACGTGGAGCTATTATCCTCAGGATTATCATGAAGCAATTCAACCAGGCTCGACGGCACTTGATTGGTTGATGGCATACATGAAAGATGAAGGACATCAGTTCGTCAGAGGTCTGCTCGGACGCATGTTGTTCTCTGGTGATGAGAGTCTGAAGGCGACGGAATCGCTCTCTGGAGGCGAATCTGCACGTCTGCTCATGGCAAGAATGATGATGCAGAAGAATCCAATTCTTGTTCTCGATGAGCCGACCAATCACCTCGATCTAGAGGCAGTCTCCGCTTTGGCAGAGGGGCTTTCAATATTCCCAGGCACCGTCTTTATCGTCACACATGATCGTGATTTGATTTCGGACGTTGCCACGCGAGTGATCTCATTTACACCAAACGGCGTCGTCAACTTCCTCGGTACTTACGAGGAGTATTTGCAAGAGCACAAGTTCAAAGAACCTGCGAAGAAAGGCAAGTGGTAA